The Oncorhynchus mykiss isolate Arlee chromosome 20, USDA_OmykA_1.1, whole genome shotgun sequence genome includes a region encoding these proteins:
- the LOC110498994 gene encoding 5-hydroxytryptamine receptor 7-like, with protein sequence MRSYLTKDLMKEFARTSMTTAGMDLRLLRAPQTTIAILPTLSFTENDTSCGEQILSHGNVEKVLIGGVLTVLTLFTICGNLLVVISVCFVKKLKQPSNYLIVSLAVADLSIAVAVMPFVSITDLIGGQWIFGQVFCNVFIAMDVMCCTASIMTLCVISIDRYLGITKPLTYPVRQSGRCMAKVVLSVWLLSASITLPPLFGWAQNVNDDKVCLITQDVGYTIYSTAVAFYIPMSVMLMMYYRIYRAAKVSAAKHTIQGFPKAEDERNSVDCVAAAFKLQKEVEECASFSRLLKNDRKNISIFKREQKAAATLGIVVGAFSVCWLPFFLMSTARPFICGVECSCVPLWVERFLLWLGYANSLINPFIYAFFNRDLRTTYRNILLCRYRNINRKLSAACMHEAIKLAERPDLEI encoded by the exons ATGAGATCATATTTGACCAAAGACCTGATGAAGGAATTTGCCAGGACCAGCATGACTACAGCGGGGATGGATCTGCGTTTGCTGAGAGCGCCCCAAACAACCATCGCAATTTTGCCAACTCTGAGCTTCACGGAAAATGACACCAGCTGCGGGGAGCAGATTCTTAGCCACGGGAATGTGGAGAAGGTGCTTATCGGAGGAGTTCTCACTGTGCTCACTTTGTTCACTATTTGCGGGAACTTACTTGTGGTGATATCCGTGTGCTTTGTGAAGAAGCTGAAACAGCCTTCCAATTATCTAATTGTCTCTCTGGCGGTGGCAGACCTGTCCATAGCGGTGGCGGTGATGCCCTTTGTCAGCATCACGGACCTCATCGGGGGGCAGTGGATCTTCGGACAGGTGTTCTGCAACGTTTTCATTGCCATGGACGTGATGTGTTGCACTGCTTCGATCATGACCCTGTGTGTAATAAGCATAGACAG GTACCTAGGCATAACTAAACCCTTGACCTACCCTGTGCGACAGAGTGGGAGATGCATGGCGaaagtagttctgtctgtgtggctgctgTCTGCTTCCATCACCCTGCCCCCGTTGTTCGGCTGGGCCCAGAACGTCAACGATGACAAGGTGTGTCTGATCACCCAAGACGTGGGCTACACCATCTATTCCACCGCCGTTGCATTCTACATCCCCATGTCGGTGATGTTGATGATGTACTACCGCATCTACCGAGCAGCCAAGGTGAGCGCCGCCAAGCACACCATCCAAGGCTTTCCCAAGGCGGAGGACGAGCGTAACAGTGTTGACTGCGTGGCCGCGGCCTTTAAGCTccagaaggaggtggaggagtgtGCCAGTTTCTCTCGTCTGCTTAAAAACGACAGGAAAAACATCTCCATCTTCAAGCGGGAGCAGAAGGCGGCCGCTACGTTGGGGATCGTTGTGGGGGCCTTCTCTGTCTGCTGGCTGCCCTTCTTCCTGATGTCCACGGCCAGGCCCTTCATCTGTGGGGTAGAATGTAGCTGCGTTCCCCTCTGGGTGGAAAGGTTTCTCCTCTGGCTGGGCTACGCCAACTCCCTCATCAACCCATTCATCTATGCCTTCTTCAACAGGGACCTGAGGACCACCTACCGTAACATCTTGCTCTGCAGGTACAGGAACATTAACCGCAAACTCTCCGCCGCCTGCATGCACGAGGCCATCAAACTGGCTGAGAGACCGGATCTGGAGATCTAG